One region of Cucurbita pepo subsp. pepo cultivar mu-cu-16 chromosome LG03, ASM280686v2, whole genome shotgun sequence genomic DNA includes:
- the LOC111790957 gene encoding DEAD-box ATP-dependent RNA helicase 21 — translation MKRPAGVENLAGSSSSKPLVAAVDNKPVFLTKAQREQLALQRRQEEISLQRRRQDQLLSSSQKPSYDSVDNHKPSDSDRRDRDRGRDRERDRDRDRERDRARDRERDRDRDLERRNREKEREEEAKAREHTRLEKLAERERDKELDAIKEQYLGSKKPKKRVIKPSEKFRFSFDWENTEDTSRDMNLLYQNPHEAQLLFGRGFRAGMDRREQKKLAAKNEKEMREEIRKKDGVEEKPEEAAAQKLKEKAADLYDSFDMRVDRHWSEKKLEEMTERDWRIFREDFNISYKGSRIPRPMRSWNESKLTTELLKAVERAGYKTPSPIQMAAIPLGLQQRDVIGIAETGSGKTAAFVLPMLAYITRLPPINEENEAEGPYAVVMAPTRELAQQIEDETVKFSHYLGIKVVSIVGGQSIEEQGFKIRQGCEVVIATPGRLLDCLERRYAVLNQCNYVVLDEADRMIDMGFEPQVMGVLDAMPSSNLKPENEDEELDEKKIYRTTYMFSATMPPAVERLARKYLRNPVVVNIGTAGKATDLISQHVIMMKESEKFYRLQNLLDNLGDKTAIVFVNTKKNADNVAKNLDKAGYRVTTLHGGKSQEQREISLEGFRTKRYNVLVATDVAGRGIDIPDVAHVINYDMPSNIEMYTHRIGRTGRAGKTGVATTFLTLQDTDVFYDLKQMLIQSNSPVPPELARHEASKFKPGSIPDRPPRRNETLFAH, via the coding sequence ATGAAACGCCCTGCTGGTGTTGAGAACTTGGCTGGTTCTTCGTCTTCTAAGCCCTTAGTTGCTGCTGTTGATAACAAACCGGTCTTCTTAACTAAAGCTCAACGCGAGCAACTTGCCCTTCAACGACGCCAAGAAGAAATTTCTCTTCAAAGACGCCGCCAAGACCAACTTCTTTCCAGTTCTCAGAAACCTTCTTATGATTCTGTTGACAACCACAAGCCTTCTGACTCTGATCGTCGTGACCGTGATCGAGGACGAGACCGAGAAAGAGATCGAGATCGTGATCGAGAACGAGATAGGGCTCGTGATCGGGAAAGAGATCGTGATCGGGATTTGGAGCGACGGAATCGTGAGAAGGAGCGTGAAGAAGAGGCCAAAGCTCGAGAGCATACCCGCTTAGAGAAGCTTGCTGAGCGGGAGCGTGATAAAGAGTTGGATGCTattaaagaacaatatcttGGCTCTAAGAAGCCTAAGAAACGTGTTATTAAACCAAGTGAGAAATTCCGCTTCTCATTTGATTGGGAAAATACTGAGGATACTTCTCGAGACATGAATTTACTATACCAAAATCCTCACGAGGCCCAACTTTTGTTTGGAAGAGGGTTCCGTGCTGGCATGGACAGACGTGAGCAGAAGAAGCTTGCAGCTAAGAATGAGAAGGAGATGAGGGAGGAGATACGAAAGAAAGATGGTGTGGAGGAAAAACCAGAGGAGGCTGCAGCTCAAAAACTTAAGGAAAAAGCTGCTGATTTGTATGACTCATTTGATATGAGAGTCGATCGGCACTGGAGCGAAAAGAAGCTAGAGGAGATGACTGAGAGGGATTGGAGAATTTTTAGGGAGGACTTCAATATATCCTACAAGGGATCCAGGATCCCTCGCCCCATGAGAAGTTGGAATGAGAGTAAGTTGACGACGGAACTTCTTAAGGCAGTAGAAAGGGCTGGTTATAAGACGCCTTCCCCCATTCAGATGGCTGCCATTCCTTTGGGTTTACAACAACGTGATGTTATCGGGATTGCCGAGACTGGGTCTGGTAAGACTGCTGCCTTTGTTCTTCCCATGCTTGCTTATATTACAAGGTTGCCTCCCATAAACGAAGAGAATGAGGCAGAAGGGCCTTATGCAGTAGTAATGGCTCCCACTCGTGAACTTGCTCAGCAGATCGAGGATGAAACTGTGAAGTTTTCTCATTATTTGGGTATTAAAGTGGTTTCAATTGTTGGAGGTCAATCGATTGAGGAGCAAGGATTTAAAATTAGGCAGGGTTGTGAGGTTGTCATTGCCACTCCAGGTCGTTTGCTGGATTGTTTGGAGAGGCGTTATGCGGTACTTAATCAATGTAATTATGTTGTTCTGGATGAAGCTGATAGGATGATAGATATGGGATTCGAGCCTCAAGTTATGGGTGTTTTAGATGCAATGCCTTCAAGCAATCTTAAACCTGAAAACGAGGATGAGGAGCTTgatgagaagaaaatatatcGAACTACATATATGTTTAGTGCTACCATGCCACCTGCTGTGGAGAGGCTCGCTCGAAAATATCTAAGAAATCCTGTTGTTGTTAACATTGGAACTGCTGGAAAGGCAACTGACCTAATATCTCAACACGTTATTATGATGAAGGAATCAGAGAAATTTTATAGATTGCAGAATTTGCTTGATAACCTGGGTGACAAAACAGCTATTGTTTTTGTTAACACCAAAAAGAATGCTGATAATGTTGCAAAAAATTTGGACAAGGCAGGGTATCGTGTAACAACTTTGCACGGTGGGAAGTCACAAGAGCAAAGGGAAATTAGTCTTGAAGGGTTTAGAACTAAGAGATATAATGTTCTCGTTGCCACAGATGTTGCTGGTCGTGGGATTGATATTCCTGATGTTGCTCATGTCATAAATTACGATATGCCCAGTAACATTGAAATGTATACACATCGTATTGGACGTACTGGCCGTGCAGGGAAAACGGGTGTGGCCACAACGTTCTTAACTTTACAGGATACTGATGTCTTTTATGATCTCAAGCAAATGCTTATCCAAAGCAATAGTCCTGTGCCTCCTGAATTGGCAAGGCATGAGGCGTCTAAGTTCAAACCTGGGAGTATTCCTGATAGACCTCCTCGGCGTAATGAAACTCTTTTTGCACATTAA
- the LOC111791774 gene encoding uncharacterized protein LOC111791774, producing MGFDQKALLKSHINPHFHLKHVFQFLFFLVGFSLGIILCFYVKTFSLVNPTTPNPPPPPPPSFPAPPPSSLLAPPIVVLSPPPTLPPSILVLSIPRNGSSSEGSSVVSLEEHKSLLHNMSDEELFWRSSMVPRMLEVSDKTAPRKVAFMFLTAGPLPLADLWEMFFEGHHGFYSIYVHSHPSYVHEMPPTSVFYGRRIPSQPVHWGTASMVDAERRLLANALLDITNQRFVLLSDSCIPLFNFTTIYNHLITSNLSFIGSFDDPRKLGRGRYNPKMWPMINITNWRKGSQWFEVHRELALEIVSDTKYYPIFKNYCLPPCYMDEHYIPTLVNMVQPEWNHNRSITWVDWSKGGPHPGKFGWNHINDEFLNRIRFESTCANNSSSICFLFARKFLPNTLEPLLRVTPLLLGIGP from the exons ATGGGGTTTGATCAAAAAGCCCTTCTCAAATCCCACATCAATCCCCATTTTCACCTCAAACACGTCTTCCaattcctcttctttctcGTCGGGTTCTCTCTCGGGATCATCCTGTGTTTCTACGTCAAAACCTTCTCTCTCGTAAATCCAACGACCCCaaatcctcctcctcctcctcctccttccttccCTGCTCCGCCTCCGTCGTCTCTGCTTGCACCCCCTATCGTCGTCCTCTCCCCTCCTCCAACTCTGCCTCCGTCGATTCTTGTTTTGTCGATCCCGAGAAATGGGAGCTCGTCGGAGGGTTCGAGCGTCGTCTCCCTTGAAGAACACAAGTCTTTGCTTCACAACATGAGTGATGAGGAGCTGTTTTGGAGAAGTAGCATGGTTCCAAGGATGTTGGAGGTGAGTGACAAGACAGCTCCAAGAAAGGTGGCGTTCATGTTTTTGACGGCTGGTCCTTTGCCACTGGCGGATCTTTGGGAGATGTTTTTTGAAGGCCACCATGGATTTTACTCCATTTATGTTCATTCTCATCCTTCTTATGTTCATGAAATGCCTCCAACTTCTGTTTTTTATGGTCGAAGGATTCCAAGTCAG CCTGTGCATTGGGGGACTGCAAGCATGGTCGATGCGGAGAGACGTCTCCTAGCAAACGCCCTCTTAGACATAACAAACCAAAGATTCGTTCTTCTCTCAGACTCATGCATTCCATTGTTCAACTTCACCACAATCTACAACCATCTCATCACCTCAAACCTAAGTTTCATCGGCTCGTTCGACGACCCAAGAAAGCTCGGCCGAGGCCGCTACAACCCGAAAATGTGGCCAATGATAAACATCACGAACTGGCGAAAGGGCTCCCAATGGTTCGAGGTACATCGAGAGCTCGCACTTGAGATCGTGTCGGACACGAAGTACTATCCAATCTTTAAAAACTATTGCCTCCCACCATGCTACATGGACGAGCATTACATACCAACTTTGGTGAACATGGTGCAGCCTGAATGGAACCATAATAGGAGCATCACTTGGGTTGATTGGTCCAAGGGAGGCCCTCATCCGGGCAAGTTTGGATGGAATCATATCAATGATGAGTTCTTGAATAGGATAAGGTTTGAATCAACTTGTGCTAATAATTCCTCTTctatttgtttcctttttgcTAGAAAGTTTTTGCCTAACACTTTGGAGCCTTTGTTGAGGGTAACTCCTTTGTTGCTCGGTATTGGTCCATAG
- the LOC111790893 gene encoding plastidic glucose transporter 4, with protein MQASALVKSGVSCCCSSSGFQNRRVLGESGRRLGLGKLRMTERSGFCGLSFGSEIMETEMRRVRLGFDGVSRSSANYKSLKTHAYDEDVGDVVPAKPNNKSSGTVLPFVGVACLGAILFGYHLGVVNGALEYLSKDLGILENTVVQGWIVSTLLIGATIGSFVGGTFADKFGRTRSFQLDAIPLTVGAILCATAQSVQTMIIGRLLTGLGIGISSAIVPLYISEISPTEIRGTLGSVNQLFICVGILAALVAGLPLVGNPAWWRTMFGISMVPSVLLAVGMAISPESPRWLYQQGRLPEAERAIKTLYGKDRVVEVIQDFAAASQGSVEPEAGWSDLFSSRYWKIVSIGAALFLFQQLSGINAVVYYSTSVFRSAGVASDIAASALVAAANVFGTTIASSLMDRQGRKSLLTISFCGMAASMLLLSLTFSWSALAHYSGTLAVLGTVLYVLSFSLGAGPVPGLLLPEIFASRIRAKAVALSLGTHWISNFFIGLYFLSFVNKFGISTVYFGFGVVCLLAVLYVARNIVETKGRSLEEIEQILSATA; from the exons ATGCAGGCTTCGGCGTTGGTCAAAAGTGGCGtaagttgttgttgttcttcttctggGTTTCAAAACCGGAGGGTTTTGGGGGAATCTGGAAGGCGTTTGGGATTGGGAAAGCTTCGAATGACTGAAAGAAGTGGTTTCTGTGGTTTGAGTTTTGGTTCTGAAATCATGGAGACTGAGATGAGGCGTGTTCGGCTTGGATTTGATGGCGTTTCTCGCTCGTCTGCTAATTACAAGTCACTCAAGACACATGCTTATG ATGAGGATGTGGGGGATGTTGTTCCTGCCAAGCCTAACAATAAATCTTCTGGAACTGTTCTACCATTTGTTGGCGTTGCTTGTTTAGGAGCCATATTATTCGGTTACCACCTCGG GGTCGTAAACGGTGCGCTCGAGTACCTCTCCAAGGATCTTGGAATTTTGGAAAATACTGTTGTACAAG GATGGATCGTCAGTACACTCCTTATTGGTGCCACAATTGGATCTTTTGTTGGCGGGACGTTCGCTGACAAGTTCGGCAGAACTAGGAGCTTTCAGTTGGATGCAATCCCGCTCACAgttggagcaattctatg TGCTACTGCTCAGAGCGTGCAAACTATGATAATTGGGCGCCTACTCACAGGCCTTGGCATTGGTATTTCATCAGCTATTGTCCCACTTTACATATCTGAG ATTTCACCAACTGAAATTCGTGGAACGCTTGGATCTGTGAATCAACTGTTTATATGCGTCGGAATCCTTGCAGCGTTGGTAGCTGGATTACCTTTGGTGGGCAACCCTGCTTG GTGGAGGACGATGTTCGGTATATCTATGGTTCCATCCGTTCTATTGGCAGTCGGAATGGCGATATCTCCCGAAAGTCCACGTTGGCTTTATCAG CAAGGGAGACTACCAGAGGCTGAGAGAGCTATTAAAACACTCTATGGAAAAGATAGAGTAGTAGAAGTTATTCAAGACTTCGCAGCAGCCAGCCAAGGTTCTGTAGAACCTGAAGCAGGGTGGTCTGATCTGTTCAGTAGCCGCTATTGGAAGA TTGTTAGCATTGGTGCTGCACTCTTCCTGTTCCAGCAGCTATCCGGGATTAACGCCGTCGTATATTATTCGACTTCGGTATTTCGTAGTGCTGGAGTTGCTTCCGACATTGCAGCGAGTGCTCTCGTTGCAGCAGCTAACGTCTTTG GCACGACCATTGCATCTTCTTTAATGGATCGTCAGGGACGGAAAAGTCTTCTCACAATTAGCTTTTGTGGAATG GCTGCATCTATGTTGCTGCTGTCTTTGACCTTCAGTTGGAGCGCCTTGGCACACTATTCTGGCACCCTAGCTGTTCTTGGGACTGTTCT CTATGTGTTATCGTTCTCGCTTGGGGCAGGTCCGGTCCCGGGCCTTCTTCTACCAGAAATATTTGCGTCGAGAATCCGAGCAAAAGCGGTTGCTTTATCTTTAGGAACTCATTGG ATCTCGAACTTCTTCATCGGCCTCTATTTCCTGAGTTTCGTAAACAAGTTTGGCATTAGTACGGTGTACTTCGGATTCGGCGTCGTCTGTTTGCTTGCTGTATTGTATGTAGCTCGTAATATCGTCGAGACGAAGGGGCGGTCGCTGGAGGAAATAGAGCAAATTCTTAGTGCCACAGCTTGA
- the LOC111791788 gene encoding uncharacterized protein LOC111791788, with the protein MENTGRTSSCLSISEKKNHKPGGCVGIFFQLFDWNRRLAKNKLFSRKLLPPARSKQVASKFNGGDKMSASKNHLIADENRGGFPNVKKNGSHCSDLRHKNETRVPGLVARLMGLEAMPVTSRGRPKKIGCSNPCDNVEKKTVEDMNLDKARPLKLQKTRNAEEGKVMRRIGAEALQYKSVVSRSRKPPPTPKLPSSTKSPRLPSGRNVSRASRLIDVASKILEPGLQMSNRAKSAITLPNSMHCSSNEDISREIGVLPLEGYDFSKSFMGQASCKTCNDLQNVEEYPLSSTHGNASFQISGRSETITPDLPLEQDRAEFRPTICDRPKTFASIHNESKGCMISHGDSIADKVPRKVTTNESSIVKHRSQSRDHMISVRDRMSSTSRSSIPPSRRMTSPANAVTGTKNFVALNRSLNGCSRGNSKYGLERKSFNGGEASQSGTSPRKRRTAHLSAQIESKPCVDSSAAKQQPPLCDNLSRTSSRLERKALPKKQLCASNRLAGHNRNAADRVCKRDNDIVSFIFDSPVRQKTTVATEVESMANQRNTSFRKPSLIGGDALDILEQKLKELTSQGDDESASDSPLKKPASIIIQELIAAVAAARKDSSEVSAVDVDVTYCNGLTKISKGRDQLSPGSVLEASFSSSSMDESSGCIMPAESVDCSIDRSHQSELDADILDSATSFSEWNIWSERLTDVFNAISSILQIYNLTGLKLARAKEVMLNTEILFGRDENNLLILPLFIDELETFTCEMWTNFSDVDSKEVNHLRVFLFDCLIECLDSKHSELYYGGSNGWIRTSRAQNARELIRDVEKEIKKWVRFVGMMTDEIIEWEMTHSLGKWSDFSIEELENGAEIDGYILQVLLEEIVTELWI; encoded by the exons ATGGAAAATACAGGAAGAACATCGTCTTGTTTATCTATTTCTGAGAAGAAGAATCATAAGCCTGGTGGTTGTGTTGGCATTTTCTTCCAGCTCTTTGATTGGAACCGGAGGTTGGCTAAGAACAAGCTCTTCTCCCGGAAATTGCTTCCTCCAG CTCGTTCTAAACAAGTAGCTAGCAAGTTCAATGGTGGTGATAAGATGTCGGCTTCAAAGAATCATTTG ATTGCTGATGAAAATCGAGGCGGTTTTCCAAATGTTAAGAAGAATGGAAGTCATTGTAGTGATTTAAGGCACAAGAATGAAACGCGAGTTCCGGGACTCGTTGCTAGACTCATGGGGCTTGAGGCCATGCCTGTTACAAGTCGAGGTAGACCGAAGAAAATTGGTTGTTCTAATCCTTGTGATAATgtggaaaagaaaacagtGGAGGATATGAATTTGGATAAAGCCAGGCCTCTAAAGCTTCAAAAGACGAGGAACGCGGAGGAGGGGAAGGTGATGAGACGAATAGGAGCTGAGGCACTGCAGTATAAGAGTGTCGTGTCACGATCAAGAAAGCCTCCACCTACTCCGAAACTTCCTTCATCGACAAAAAGTCCTAGGCTTCCCTCAGGGAGGAATGTGTCTAGAGCGTCCCGGTTGATCGATGTTGCTAGCAAAATATTGGAGCCTGGTCTGCAGATGTCAAACAGAGCGAAATCTGCTATCACGCTTCCAAACTCTATGCATTGTTCCTCGAATGAGGATATATCAAGGGAAATTGGCGTTCTGCCATTGGAAGGTTATGATTTTTCGAAGTCCTTCATGGGACAGGCATCGTGTAAAACGTGCAACGATTTGCAGAATGTGGAAGAATATCCCCTGAGTTCAACTCATGGCAATGCCTCTTTTCAGATATCTGGAAGGAGTGAAACAATAACGCCCGACTTGCCACTCGAGCAAGATAGAGCTGAATTTCGCCCAACCATTTGTGATCGACCTAAAACTTTTGCTTCCATACATAATGAATCTAAGGGCTGCATGATATCTCATGGTGATTCTATTGCAGACAAAGTGCCTCGCAAGGTTACGACAAATGAATCATCCATTGTCAAGCATCGCAGTCAATCTCGAGATCATATGATATCAGTCAGAGATAGGATGTCATCCACGTCGAGGTCAAGTATTCCACCAAGCAGAAGAATGACATCGCCTGCTAATGCTGTGACTGGGACCAAAAATTTCGTTGCTTTAAATCGAAGTCTTAATGGCTGCAGTCGAGGGAATTCGAAGTATGGCCTAGAAAGGAAGTCTTTTAATGGAGGTGAAGCATCACAGTCGGGTACCTCACCAAGGAAAAGGAGGACTGCTCACTTAAGTGCACAAATCGAAAGCAAACCGTGTGTCGATTCATCAGCTGCAAAACAACAACCCCCATTGTGTGATAACTTGTCTAGAACAAGTTCGAGGCTCGAACGCAAAGCTCTCCCCAAAAAGCAGCTTTGTGCCAGTAATAGGCTAGCTGGTCATAATAGAAATGCTGCTGACAGAGTTTGCAAAAGGGATAATGACATTGTTTCGTTCATCTTTGATTCTCCCGTTAGGCAGAAAACCACGGTTGCAACGGAGGTCGAGAGCATGGCGAATCAGAGAAATACTTCATTCCGAAAGCCATCCTTGATTGGAGGAGATGCCTTAGATATCCTGGAACAAAAGTTAAAGGAATTAACTTCTCAAGGAGACGATGAGTCGGCATCGGATTCTCCATTGAAGAAGCCCGCTTctataatcattcaagaactGATAGCTGCGGTAGCAGCTGCGCGGAAAGATTCATCGGAGGTTTCTGCAGTCGATGTGGATGTAACTTACTGT AACGGGCTCACAAAAATATCGAAAGGACGAGATCAACTTAGCCCGGGATCCGTTCTTGAAGCTTCATTCTCGTCCAGTAGCATGGATGAGAGCTCAG GATGCATAATGCCAGCCGAGTCTGTTGATTGTTCCATCGATCGGTCGCATCAGTCTGAACTCGATGCCGATATTTTAGATTCCGCAACCTCCTTTAGCGAATGGAACATCTGGAGTGAAAGATTGACCGACGTCTTCAATGCCATTTCCAGCATACTGCAAATCTACAACCTTACCGGTTTGAAACTAGCTCGTGCGAAAGAGGTTATGCTCAACACCGAAATTTTATTCGGCAGGGACGAAAACAACCTTCTCATTTTGCCACTTTTCATCGACGAACTCGAAACATTCACGTGCGAAATGTGGACAAACTTTAGCGACGTCGACAGCAAGGAGGTAAACCATCTAAGAGTGTTTCTTTTCGACTGTCTGATAGAATGCTTAGACTCGAAACATAGCGAGCTATACTATGGTGGATCCAATGGTTGGATAAGAACATCCCGAGCGCAAAACGCAAGAGAATTAATCCGAGACGTCGAGAAGGAGATCAAAAAATGGGTACGTTTTGTTGGGATGATGACTGATGAGATAATTGAATGGGAAATGACTCATTCCTTGGGGAAATGGAGTGATTTTAGCATTGAAGAACTGGAGAATGGGGCTGAAATTGATGGGTACATTCTTCAAGTATTGCTTGAAGAAATTGTAACAGAGCTTTGGATCTGA